One bacterium genomic window, AATTGTTTACACAGGTTTCCTAAATAAAAAAATATCCGATTTGGATAGTTTAATTTGGAACCAGAAGATGATATCTAAGCTCCTTAATCCCAATTTAAATGAGATGTGTTTCGTGACAGGTCTGTTTTTAGATGCTTCACAAGCAGGTTGGTTTGAGTACGGTTATTTATATCAAACAGACGTTTATAATCATCTAACATTCCCAAGGTGGACTTTTGAGTATTTTTATACCCCTGATGATACTTTGTGGTTGACATGCTTACGCAGTTTGAAGGTCGATCTCATTGATGTTCGAAAATATTCACCTCAAACTACTGTTGATTCATTCATACTAATGGGTTGGGGTAATTGGGCAACACCTAGTGTATGGTATGGGCAGAAGATATACTGGGACGACATCCGGCTTACCGGTTACGCGGACTACGATGTCGGCGTTAAAGGTATACTTTCCGGCGACTCCGTATGGAAGAGCACTGCTTACACCCCAACTGCTCGTATAAAGAACTTTGGCCGCAAGGTAGCGGACAGCTTCCTCGTGATAGGCCAGATCGAGGGCGGCTCAGGAGTTGTCTATGCCGACACCCTTACCTGGTCGCTTACCGCCGACACCGAGGACACGGTATCCTTCAAGGAGTTCAAGCCTTCGGATGCAGCCAACTACACATTGACCGTCTCGACCGTCATGACCCCAGACGAGTCCGACGAGGATGATGTGATGTCCAAGACACTATACGGCTCCGGAATAGAGGAGCAGCCCATACCCCAGGCTTTGAATCTCGATGTCATAAGCTTGCAGGTAGGAGAGGGGGTGTTACGGGTCTCATACTCTCTCCCCCTGGGTGAGCAGGGGACGATCAGTCTTTACGACCCCACGGGAAGAAGAAGCGAGAACCTCCGCGTCAAGGGTGAGGGCAAGGTGAGCTTTAAATCGGGGCTGGCATCCGGGGTCTATTTTATCAGACTGGAGACTGAAAAGATGAGTGTGACGAAAAAGACTCTCCTTCTTAGATAACGTTATACTTGAGAAACTGATAATCGGTTCTTCTGAAGGAAACCGGACTTTACTTTGCAAGAGTCAATGGAAGATGAACGATAAAAGTGG contains:
- a CDS encoding T9SS type A sorting domain-containing protein, producing the protein MKVDLIDVRKYSPQTTVDSFILMGWGNWATPSVWYGQKIYWDDIRLTGYADYDVGVKGILSGDSVWKSTAYTPTARIKNFGRKVADSFLVIGQIEGGSGVVYADTLTWSLTADTEDTVSFKEFKPSDAANYTLTVSTVMTPDESDEDDVMSKTLYGSGIEEQPIPQALNLDVISLQVGEGVLRVSYSLPLGEQGTISLYDPTGRRSENLRVKGEGKVSFKSGLASGVYFIRLETEKMSVTKKTLLLR